A window of the Pogona vitticeps strain Pit_001003342236 chromosome 4, PviZW2.1, whole genome shotgun sequence genome harbors these coding sequences:
- the DPH2 gene encoding 2-(3-amino-3-carboxypropyl)histidine synthase subunit 2 isoform X1 codes for MATTFSSDGAEVMQRAPISTGAGRRPPTEKLDEFYEVERTTAFIRDNGFAKIALQFPDELLPDSADVATRLESATGAKMYILGDTSYGSCCVDEVAAQHVGAEAIIHYGPACLSPCHKPVLHVFGHEPLDVMLCAEVFQKLHPDPQACVVVLSEVVYSHAIDDLASQLHPIYPNVVFSQLDSKELLDSAQSIFGLVRKFGRFFVIDEQHGFDNYTMFYVGGEGPELTNFMLSWNKCSFSSFDPKTGQGRWETVDVNRALRRRLYLVERARDAQVVGIVVGTLGVVDYLTVLEHLRGIIHQAGKRAYTLSVGKPNPEKLANFPEMDIFVLVACPQNSLLNSSDFYRPLITPYEMEIACNPARTWTGSYVTDFRHLLPGACDHIPFPDISEADTEPTVSLITGELRSTHLHAVSDAEPNSGMAVTCRSHMQAVAQFSPAASFLESRSWRGLERQLGQTAVTKAVRGRRGIAIAYEDEPCG; via the exons ATGGCGACAACATTCAGCAGTGACGGAGCGGAGGTAATGCAGCGGGCCCCGATTTCTACAGGAGCAGGTCGGCGTCCTCCCACCGAGAAGCTAGATGAGTTCTATGAAGTGGAGAGAACCACAGCATTTATACGTGATAATGGCTTTGCTAAG ATTGCTCTTCAGTTCCCTGATGAACTTCTACCAGATTCAGCAGATGTCGCTACCAGGTTGGAATCAGCAACTGGTGCCAAGATGTACATTCTGGGGGACACATCATATGGCAG ctGTTGTGTGGATGAGGTGGCAGCACAGCATGTGGGTGCTGAGGCTATTATTCATTATGGTCCTGCGTGTTTGAGCCCCTGCCACAAACCTGTCCTACATGTGTTTGGTCATGAGCCGCTGGATGTGATGCTCTGCGCAGAAGTCTTCCAGAAATTGCATCCTGACCCCCAAGCTTGTGTTGTGGTATTGAGCGAAGTGGTTTATTCTCATGCTATTG AtgatctggcttctcagctgcATCCCATTTATCCCAATGTTGTTTTTTCCCAGCTGGACAGCAAAGAACTTCTTGATTCAGCCCAGTCAATATTTGGGCTGGTGCGGAAATTTGGGCGGTTCTTTGTCATAGATGAACAGCATGGCTTTGACAACTACACCATGTTCTATGTGGGTGGTGAAGGGCCAGAGCTCACAAACTTCATGCTGAGCTGGAACAAATGCTCCTTCAGTTCTTTTGACCCCAAGACAGGACAAGGCCGATGGGAAACAGTGGATGTAAACCGGGCCCTGCGACGGCGCCTCTATTTAGTGGAGCGAGCACGAGATGCCCAGGTAGTGGGTATTGTTGTGGGCACTCTTGGCGTTGTGGACTACTTGACTGTTCTGGAACATTTGCGTGGAATCATTCATCAGGCAGGCAAACGTGCCTATACACTGTCTGTGGGCAAACCCAACCCTGAAAAGCTGGCAAACTTTCCAGAGATGGATATCTTTGTATTGGTAGCTTGTCCACAAAACTCACTGCTTAACTCGAGTGACTTCTACAGGCCCCTGATCACACCTTATGAAATGGAAATAGCATGTAATCCAGCACGGACCTGGACAGGCAGCTATGTCACCGATTTCCGCCATCTTTTACCAG GAGCTTGTGACCACATTCCTTTTCCAGACATTTCCGAAGCTGATACTGAACCCACTGTTTCACTAATAACTGGAGAACTGCGCTCAACTCATCTCCATGCAGTGTCAGACGCAGAACCAAACTCTGGCATGGCTGTGACCTGCCGTAGCCATATGCAGGCTGTAGCTCAGTTCAGTCCAGCAG ccTCATTTCTGGAATCACGCAGTTGGCGAGGATTGGAACGACAGTTGGGCCagacagcagtcacaaaagcTGTAAGAGGTCGGCGGGGGATTGCAATTGCCTATGAAGATGAACCCTGTGGATGA
- the DPH2 gene encoding 2-(3-amino-3-carboxypropyl)histidine synthase subunit 2 isoform X2: MATTFSSDGAEVMQRAPISTGAGRRPPTEKLDEFYEVERTTAFIRDNGFAKIALQFPDELLPDSADVATRLESATGAKMYILGDTSYGSCCVDEVAAQHVGAEAIIHYGPACLSPCHKPVLHVFGHEPLDVMLCAEVFQKLHPDPQACVVVLSEVVYSHAIDDLASQLHPIYPNVVFSQLDSKELLDSAQSIFGLVRKFGRFFVIDEQHGFDNYTMFYVGGEGPELTNFMLSWNKCSFSSFDPKTGQGRWETVDVNRALRRRLYLVERARDAQVVGIVVGTLGVVDYLTVLEHLRGIIHQAGKRAYTLSVGKPNPEKLANFPEMDIFVLVACPQNSLLNSSDFYRPLITPYEMEIACNPARTWTGSYVTDFRHLLPASFLESRSWRGLERQLGQTAVTKAVRGRRGIAIAYEDEPCG, translated from the exons ATGGCGACAACATTCAGCAGTGACGGAGCGGAGGTAATGCAGCGGGCCCCGATTTCTACAGGAGCAGGTCGGCGTCCTCCCACCGAGAAGCTAGATGAGTTCTATGAAGTGGAGAGAACCACAGCATTTATACGTGATAATGGCTTTGCTAAG ATTGCTCTTCAGTTCCCTGATGAACTTCTACCAGATTCAGCAGATGTCGCTACCAGGTTGGAATCAGCAACTGGTGCCAAGATGTACATTCTGGGGGACACATCATATGGCAG ctGTTGTGTGGATGAGGTGGCAGCACAGCATGTGGGTGCTGAGGCTATTATTCATTATGGTCCTGCGTGTTTGAGCCCCTGCCACAAACCTGTCCTACATGTGTTTGGTCATGAGCCGCTGGATGTGATGCTCTGCGCAGAAGTCTTCCAGAAATTGCATCCTGACCCCCAAGCTTGTGTTGTGGTATTGAGCGAAGTGGTTTATTCTCATGCTATTG AtgatctggcttctcagctgcATCCCATTTATCCCAATGTTGTTTTTTCCCAGCTGGACAGCAAAGAACTTCTTGATTCAGCCCAGTCAATATTTGGGCTGGTGCGGAAATTTGGGCGGTTCTTTGTCATAGATGAACAGCATGGCTTTGACAACTACACCATGTTCTATGTGGGTGGTGAAGGGCCAGAGCTCACAAACTTCATGCTGAGCTGGAACAAATGCTCCTTCAGTTCTTTTGACCCCAAGACAGGACAAGGCCGATGGGAAACAGTGGATGTAAACCGGGCCCTGCGACGGCGCCTCTATTTAGTGGAGCGAGCACGAGATGCCCAGGTAGTGGGTATTGTTGTGGGCACTCTTGGCGTTGTGGACTACTTGACTGTTCTGGAACATTTGCGTGGAATCATTCATCAGGCAGGCAAACGTGCCTATACACTGTCTGTGGGCAAACCCAACCCTGAAAAGCTGGCAAACTTTCCAGAGATGGATATCTTTGTATTGGTAGCTTGTCCACAAAACTCACTGCTTAACTCGAGTGACTTCTACAGGCCCCTGATCACACCTTATGAAATGGAAATAGCATGTAATCCAGCACGGACCTGGACAGGCAGCTATGTCACCGATTTCCGCCATCTTTTACCAG ccTCATTTCTGGAATCACGCAGTTGGCGAGGATTGGAACGACAGTTGGGCCagacagcagtcacaaaagcTGTAAGAGGTCGGCGGGGGATTGCAATTGCCTATGAAGATGAACCCTGTGGATGA